The Vicinamibacterales bacterium DNA segment CGACGACCTCTCGCTCGACGTGGCGCCGGGCACGTCGGTGGCGATCGTGGGCGCGAGCGGCAGCGGCAAGTCCACGCTCGCCTACCTGCTGCTCCGGCTCCTGGACCCCGACACCGGCCGCATCCTGCTGGACGGCCAGGACCTGAAGACGCTGCGCCTGGCCGACCTCAGGCGGCACGTGGTGCTCGTGGAACAGGAGCCGACGCTCCTGAACGCATCCATCGCCGAGAACATCCGCTACGCGAAACCGGACGCCGCCGACGCGGAGGTGGCGCGGGCGGGCGAGGCCGCCGGGCTGACCTCGTTTCTGGCGCGCACGGCGCAGGGCTACGCGACGGTGGTCGGCGAACGCGGTCAGCAGGTGTCGGCGGGCGAACGGCAGCGCATCGCGCTGGCGCGCGCGTTCCTCCTGGCGCCGTCGGTGCTCGTGCTGGACGAGCCGACCGCGGCGCTCGATCCGGTGGCCGAGCGCCAGATCGTGGATGGCTACCGCGCCGTGATGCGCGGCCGCACGACCGTGATCATCTCGCACCGCGTCGCCGTGGCCGAGACGGCCGACCAGATCGTCGTGCTGGACGGCGCGCGCGTGGCGGAGGTGGGGACGCCGCGCGCCCTGGCGGCGTCGGGCGGCGCGTACGCGCGGCTCTTCGCCACCGCGGGCCGCGTCACCGCATGACGCGGCCGCTGGACGCACTGCACGCCGGACGGCTCGCGAGCGCGACGTACCCGGGAGCGACGGGACGCGGCGTCCGCGTGGCCGTGGTCGACAGCGGCGTGCATCCGGGCCATCCCCACGTCGGCGTGGTCGACCCCGGCATCGCGTTCGACGCCGAGGGCCGTCCGGCCGACGATGTCGTGGACCGCCTGGGGCACGGCACCGCGGTGGCCGCGGCGATTCGGGAGAAAGCGCCCGAGGCCGCCATCGTGCCCGTGAAGGTGTTCCACCGCGAGCTGCGCGCCTCGGCCGACGTCCTCGTCGCCGCCATCGACTGGGCCGTCGCGGCCGGCGTGCACCTGATCAACCTGAGCCTGGGCACGACCAACCAGGCCCATCGGCTGCCCCTGGGAGAGGCCGTGGTGCGTGCGGCACGCGCCGGGACCATGGTCGTGTCGGCGGCCGAACAACCAGGCGCCGTCTGGCTTCCAGGCAGCCTCCCACTCGCCGTGGGCGTGGTCCTCGACTGGACGCTGCCGCGCGAGGAGGCGACGGTGGAGGTGGCGATGGAGGGCGCGGTTCGCCGTATCCGCGTGCACGCCAGCGGGTATCCGCGTCCAATTCCAGGCGTGCCCCCGGAGCGGAACCTGAAGGGCGTCAGCTTCGCCGTGGCCAACGCCACGGGGCTGTTGTGCCTGCACCTGTCCCGTCACGCGCGATGACCGCTCCCGACGCCTGCGCGCCCCACACGCTGACGGCGAGAGGCCTTGCCCGCGGGGCCTCGGCGAGCATCGCCCTCGGCCTGGCCTCGTCGGTCCTCGGCGCGGGCCTGGGCGTGGCCGCCCGCCAGGCCGCGGTGCCCCTGTGGGCGACGCTCCTCATGAGCGGCACCGTCTTCGCCGGCGCGGCGCAGTTCGCGGCGCTGACACTGTGGGTCGCGCCCCTGCCCTACGCGCCCATCTGGCTCTCCACATTCGCCGTGAACGCGCGCTTCGCGCTCCTCACGGCGTCCCTCTCGCCGTGGCTGCGCCACTACCGCGGCTGGGTGCAGGCCCTGTCGGCGTTCCTGATGGGCGAGGGCCAATGGGCCATCGCCTCGAACGCGCACCTGCGAGGCGAGCGCGACATCGGTGTCTTCGTCGGCAGCGGCCTGGTCGTGTGGAGCGTGTGGATGATCGGGACCGCGACCGGCTACCTGGCGGCCCCACTCCTCGGCGACCCGCGCCGCCTCGGGCTGGACCTGGTGCTGACCCTCTTCTTCGCCGGCACGTTGACCACGACCTGGCGCGGCCCGCGGGACCTCGTGCCCTGGAGCGCGGCCGCCCTCGCGACACGCCTGTCGCCGTGGCTGGTCGCGCCGGAATGGCAGATTCTCGTGGCCGCCCTGGTCGGCGCCACGGTGGGAGCGCTTCGTGACGCCCGCGGCTGACAGCGCCGTCCTGGGCATCGCCGGCATGGCGGCCCTCACCTACCTGGCCCGCGCCGGCGGGCTGGCGATCGCGCGCGCGCTGCCGGCCACCCCGTTCGTGACCGCTTTCCTCAAGCACCTGGGCACCTGCGTGATCGTGGCGCTCGTGACGTCGACCGTTGCGCGCAGCGACGGCCCCGGCATGATCGCCACCGTGGTGACGGTGGCCGCGGCCTCCCGCGGCTGGCCGACCTCGGCGATGCTGGCGGGCATGGCGGTGGCGGCGATGCTGCGGGCGATCTGAGCCGTGGGCTGAACGGACAGGCCAGGAGGTGCCTGGGACGGGCTTCCCGGCACACCGTCCGCGCCACGGCCCTCATGGACAAGAAGCCGCTCGGTGAGCGCGATCTCTGCGAAGCGGCCCGCGCCCTCGGCGACACAACACGCGGCCGCCTGCGCGATGCTCTCATCGCCGAAGCGCTCGAATCACGAGAGACCGTCGGCGCGTAGCGAGCACGCGGGCCAAGAATCGCCGTCGCCGCGGCACTCACGCGCCCTGGAGGGGTCGGAAATCGAAGCGGCGCCTCGAATGCCCCGGGCACCTGGCGACCTGCAGCAGCCCGCAGCACCTCGGCGCCTGCCGACCTGGGATGGGACGCCGCTGGACGTCGTGTGGGCAGTCGATGTGCTGCGATCCCCGCAGGTCCCGGCGAGGCTCGGCTGACAAGGTCGATCGCCCGGCCGACCCGTGCCGGCGGGCTCATTGGCCCGGCACGCGGCCCGCACGTCGTCGCGCGGCAGATGCCCTATCCTCAACGGATGAGCTCGAGCGCAGGCCTCCGTTCCCTGAAACCGCGACGTCGGTGCCCAGGCCCACATGAACTGACAGGATGGGCGTCCGCGTGTGGGCGCTGGCCCGTCGCCGCGCTCGCCGGCGTTCTGATTGCGGCCGCCGCGGCATCGCCAGTCGCTCGTCAGGCATCGCTGCCGGCCCCGGCACCCAGTGCGTCCACACGCATCGTCAAGATCACGGGCGACGCGCACAAGCTGCTCCTGCGCGCCGACGGCACGGTGGCCGGATGGGGCACCTACACCTCGGGACAGCTCGGGCCCGTCGCGGCCATCCCAGGCGCCAACAGCCGGGCCACGGCCCTCGTCGCGGTCGCGCTGCCCGCGAAGGCCGTGGACGTCGCCGCGAACGCCGACGCGTCCTACGCCGTGCTGGAGGACGGCACGGTGATGGCGTGGGGCCGTGCCGATGCCGGACAGCTCGGCAACGGCCAGGTGCAGGCGCCGCTCCTCGCCACGAGCACGCAATCCTCGGAGTATCGCGGCGTGGAGACGCCGACGCGTATCGAGGGGCTGAGCGATGTCGCGAGCGTGGCCGCCGACGGCACCTCGGCGTACGCCGTCCTCGCCGACGGCACCGTGCGCGCGTGGGGCGGCCGAAATATCGGCGACGGCCGGGCCAAGAGCGACTACTCCGGGCCGCCGGACACGGCCGGCCCCGCGTACCGGCCCGTCGAGGTGCCGGGCCTCACGGGTGTGGTCGCCGTGTCGGCCGGCGGCGGGTGTGTCCTGGCGCTCACGAAGGACGGACGCGTCTTCTCGTGGGGCTCGAACTTCTACGGGGCGCTCGGACGTCCGCCTCGGGTGGAGCTCGCGCTCGACAGCCCGGGCGAGGTAGCGGGGCTGACCGGCGTCGTGCAGGCCGTGGCCGGCGCGGGCATCTCGACGGCGGTGAAGAAGGACGGCACCGTCTGGGTGTGGGGATCGAACTGGCAGCAGCAGTTCGGGTTCCCGGCGCCCACGGTGCAGCCCGGCCCGGATCGCGGCTTCGTCCTCGAGCCCCAGCAGGTGCCGGGCCTCACGACGGTCACCGCCGTGGCGCTCGGCGTCAACGGACGCCACACGCTGGCGCTCCTGAAGGACGGCACGCTGCGCGTCTGGGGCAACCAGGACTGGGGACAGGCGGGAACGGGCGCCGGACCCGGCTACCACCCGCGGCCGCTCACACCGAAGATCGCGGGCGTCGCGGCCGTGTTCGCGGCCGGCATCAACTCGTTCGCCGTGCTGCGCGGCGGCGCGCTCTGGGCGTGGGGCAGCGGCGGCGCCGGCCAGTTCCCCCTGACCTCCAACGTCCGCGTGCCGACGCCCGCGCCCGCCGGGCTCAGGTGACGCGGAAGGCGGGCGAACGCTCCACGATCCAGACGAGCAGGGCCGTGAACGGTACGGCCGCGAGGAGGTCCACTGCGTAGTGCTCGCCGAGGCCGAGCGTGGAGGCGACCGTCAGCGCCACGAACGTCCATCCGGCCGTGCGCCAGCGCCAGTAGCGCGCCATCAGGAGTGCCCAGGTCAGGTGCAGGGACGGCATGCAGTTCGGGAAGGCGCCGGGGATGAACAGCGCCTGCGGCGTGAGGGCGGGTTCGATCCACGGATACGACGGGAACGTGAAACGCGGGCCGGCGGCGGGCACGAGCCAGTAGCACGGAAAGCCGAGCGCCACCGACAGCATCAGGGTGGCGACGTACTGATTGGGACGCGGCGACATCAGGTACGCCACCGGCATCACCAGCGGGACCGCCACGTACGCCCAGTGGCACACCGCGCCCAGCAGGGGCCACGTCGCCACCAGCCGCCCGGCCGCGAAACCCGGCTGGCCGATCCAGGCATCCAGCGCATAGAGGTACTGGTCGAAGAGCGGCAGGCCGCGGGCGGACAGGAACTCCTGGCCCTGGATGAACGCGAGCGGCATCGTCAGGAGCAGCAGCTCCGGCATCGGCAGCCCCGGCGCGAGCACGTCGGGCCACCGCAGGCGGACGACCGCCAGCAGCACCGCCCCCATCGCTCCCGCGCGCACGAACTGGGAGTCGTACAGCGAGAGCGAGGCGGCGACGCCGGCCAGCGCAACGCCCAGCATGACGAACGCCACGGGCCGTCCGGGGACGACGCCGATCGCCGTGCCGTCCGGCGGCCCCTCGCCGTTCACCGGCCGCCCCTCGCCGTTCACCGGCCGCATGCGCCGTTCGCGATGCCGAACACGTTGTCTGGATCCAGGGCGCGCTTCGCGGCCCGTATCGCGTCGAGGCCGGCAGCGGAGTGGACCTGCGGCAGGAAGCGCTGTCGCAGCTTCCCGACGCCGTGGTGGTGCGACAGCGATCCGCCGGCATCGAGGATCACCTGCCGGAGCCGGTGCTCGATGTCCTGGAAGATCGCTCCAGGATCGCCCAACCCACGGACCGAGAACGCGAGTGTGAAGTAGACACAGACGCCGGTGTGGTAGGTCTGCGTGACCCGATAGGACAGGTACGGCGTGCCGCCGACGCCCCGCGCCCGGCACTCCCCCTCCAGCGCCTGCTCGACGGCCTGGCAGACGGGCAGCACCCGGTCCCACGGGACCGAGGTCTCGAACGACTCGGCGGCGATGCCGTACTGGCTGAAGAAGTCGCGCAGGTACGCGATGGCGAACGTCAGGGTGTAGCCGCCCCGGCCGTTCTCGGCGCCGCCCCAGATTCCGCCGTGGCGCGCGGCGATCCGGCGCAGCTCCCGCGCCTGCCGCGCCACCTCGTCGCGCCGCCCCTCCATCACGAGCGTGCACGCCGAGAGCACGGCCGGATCGAAGCCTTTCACGCCGACGAGCCACTGCCGCTGGAGGGCGTGCATCCAGGCGCGCAGCCCGGTGGCCGCGGGGCGCAACGCCTGGCCGAACCGGAACTCGCGGTTGTTCACCAGGCGGATGCTCGCCGGCAAGACGGCCGCCTCACGGACGGCCTTGAGATATTGCACGCCGTCGGCGAAGGCCGGGAAGACGACGGAGCTGTATTCGCACGCGTCAGGGAGCGGATGGACGGCAATCCTGGCCTTCGTGATGACGCCGAGGTTGCCCTCGCTGCCGAAGAGCAGCGACAGCGGCTGCATGCCGGTGGACGCCCGGGCCGGCCGCCTGGTCTCCACCACGCCGGACGGGGAGACGAGCGTGGCCTCGAGGACGATGTCCTCGATGTTGCCGTAGCGGTTCTTCTTCATCCCGCTGGCGCTCGTCGCGATCCAACCGCCCAGGGTCGAGAACTCCAGGCTGTCCGGCGCGTGTCCGCAGGTGAGTCCGGCCGCGGCGAGGGCGGACTCGAGCGCCGCGCCGGTGATGCCCGCCTCCACCACGGCGCAGCCGTTGGCGGCGTCGAGCGACAGCACGCGGTCCATCCGGCGCATGTCGATCGACACGATCGTCCGGGTTTCGCCGGGTGGGCACATCAGGGCGCCGCTCACGTTGGTGCCGCCGCCGTACGGCACCAGGCACGCGCCGTGCGCCCCGGCGGCCGCGACGAGCGCGCGGACGTCGCTCTCGGATTCCGGCTCCACCACGACGTCCACGACGCGCGGCAGCGCGCCGCCGTAGAGCAGACGGTCGATCTCGCCGATGGAGAGCTGGCCGTGGCTGCGCCTCAGACGGGCCTCGGCCGCCGTCGTCACGCGCGCATGCGGCAGGCCGCGCTCGAGCGCCCCCAGGAGCGCCGGATCGATCCGCGGCGGCGGGATCGCCGGCGCCACCTCCGGCAGCACGGCGGCGACGTCGAGCGGCACGCCGAGCGTCTGCTCGACGAAGGGGATGAGATACGGCAGCGGCTGCCCGCACAGGGGATAGCGCGAGCCCGTCATCCGGACCGCGCGAGCGCCGTCGAGTTCGAGCCGCGTGTCGGCGAAGCCCCAGCGGTGCGGGTGGCGCTCGTCGCCGGGCGCGCTCACGGCGTCGCCGGACGGGCCGGATCGGCCTCGCCCAGCACGTGGCGCCGCAGCCCGGGAATGTGCACGTCCTGGAGGTAGGAGCGCCAGTCGATCCGGCGCACGTCGAAGTCGAGCGCCGCCCGCTCGGACTCGTCGAGATCGTCCAGGAGGGCCTGGGTGTTCGCGGTGTCGAACACGCAGGGCGTGTTCATGTAGGTCTCGTAGAGGTCGGCGAGGTACAGCAGCCGCTTCGTGGTCGCGCCCCGGCCGTTCCCGGCGTAGCGCGCGCGGAACTCGTCGTAGGTCGGAAAGGTCAGGCGGGTGGGCGCAATGGGCTGGCCGCGCCGGTCGAACATGGGGTGCCGCACGAAGTAGTCGTACGTCACCTCGTGGATCTCGGTCCCGGTGAGGGGATTCTGGGCGCCGGATCCGACGGTGTAGTACGCGACGTCGCGCGTACCGGCCAGGCGCGGCAGGAGCGCCAGCAGCGCGTTGGCCACGAAGTCCACGGGCACCATGTCCAGGACCGCGCCGGCCGACAGCGGAAAGTCGGGCATGCGGCCGCGGCCGAACTCCACCCACAGCGGATCGCCGACGTTCAGGTTCTCGAGCCACCCCGGCATGGGATCCCGCAGGCTGCTCTCGATGATCGTCGGCCGCAGGATGGCGGTCGGGACGTGGCCGCGGTGGTCGGCCAGCGCCATCTCCCCGAGCGACTTGGTGTAGCTGTAGACGTCGTGCCAGCCGAGGCGCCTGGCACGCGCCATCCCCTCGTCGACCAGGCGCTGCCGGAGGGTGCGCGAATCCCACCCGCCGGCCGCGGCCGCGCGGTGGACGTCCGCCACGGCCTGCTGGATCGCGGGCACCTCCGCCGACGCCACGTTGGGCGCGAGGGGACCCTCCAGGAAGCGCCCGGTGCGGCGTCCCGCCACGAACGCCGTCGAGACGTGCACCAGCGCGGCCGCCTGGCAGTCCCGCGCGAACGTCGCGACGTGCTCGACGCTCAGGACGTTGTGGTCGAGGGCGCTGTCCAGCGGCTCGTCGAAGACGACCGACGCCGCGGCGTTGATCACGACGTGCACCCGCGAGGCGAGCGCCGCGTGATCCTCGTCGCTCAGGCCGAGCCGCGGCTGCGAGACGTCGCCGGCCACCGGCACGAGCGTGGCGCGGGCGCGGGCGGGCCAGTCGTCCCCCAAGGACCGCGCGAGCGAGTCGAACGCGGCGGACGGCACGACCTCGTGCTCGAACCGATTCGCGGCCGAGGCCGGGGACCCGTCCGTCTCCGGCCGCGGCCGGATCAGCAGGTAGACCCGCGCCACCTCGGGCGCGCAGCTCAGCAGCCGTCCGAGGACCACCTTGCCCAGGAAGCCAGTACCGCCCGTGAGCAGCACGGTCTTGCCCCGCAGGAAGGCACGGGTCGTCTGGGGCCGCGCGGAGCCGTTGATAGGCCCTGGCGCTGCCTGCGGCGGGACGTGGGCCGCGGCTGCGGCCTGGCCCTCTCCGGAGAAGACGTACCGGGCGGGAGGCACCTTCGGGAAGGTAAGGGGCCGCCCCGGGACGACCAAGCGATCCAACGCGGTTTCGGCCCAACTGCCGCCGTCTGACGGCTCCTGTCGCGTCCTGTCGCCTGCGGCATCTGGCAGTGTCTGGGGCGATGCCGAAGGGTCTGCCGGAGCGGATGGCGACACGCCGCGCCCACCAGGCGCCCGACTGGTGGCCCGACTGGCGGATGGCCGGGGGCCCCACGGCGGATCGGCCGGACCATCGCGGGGGCCGGCAGCGGGCCGTGGACGGCCTCGGCCCGCGGCTCCACCGCGCGTTCGAGCGATTCGCCCGCACGGTCTTTCGCCTGTGGGTCACGCTGGACGTCGAGGGCCGGGAGCACCTGCCGGCACGCCCGTTCCTGCTCTGCAGCAACCACGCGAGCCATCTGGACGGCGTGGCGCTGATGGTGGCCTCCGGCCTCCCGTTCGACGGGTTCCGGCTGCTGGCGGCGGCCGACTACTCCGCTCCCGGGTCTCCGGCCGGCCGGCTGACCCGCGCCGTGCTGCGGATCGTCCCGGTGGACCGCGAGGGACACGCCGCACGGCTGCGGCAGACGGTCAGCGAGTGCCGCGCGGTCGTGCAGGCCCGGGGCCGGCTGATTGCCTTTCCCGAGGGGACGCGGTCGTTGGACGGCACGCTGCTGCCCTTCAAGCGGGGCGCGGCCTTCCTGGCGGCCGAACTCGGCGTGCCCGTGGTGCCGGCGGCGATCGCCGGCACGCGGCAGGCGATGCCGAAGGGGCGCTGGATCCCGCGGCCGGGCCGCGTCCTCGTGCGCTTCGGACCTCCGATTCAGCCGGAGGAATGGGTGGGGACTCCAGGCACGAGGCACGGCCGTGCGTACGTCGCCCGCGAACTCGAGGGCCGGATCCGGTGCCTCTCGACGGGAATGGCAACGCCGCGGCGCCCCTGAGTCCGGATGCCGTCGCCACCGGCCGTGTGCTACGCGCGGCTCCAGCGCACCACTTCGTGCGCCAGGCCGCGCCGGCGCACGTCGCGCAGGAAGCCGGGCGCGGGATTCACGAGCGTCACGAAGCGGGAGGCCTGGACGAGCGGCCAGTCCGCCACGTGGTCGGTGTACACGTGGGGCCGATCGCCCAGGAGCAGGCCCGCGCGCCGCAGGAGTTCGACCTTCCCCTCACCGTGGGCCGCCGGCGTGATCACGCCGCCGAACCGGGCGCCCACGCGGTCGTACGTGGTCGCGATCACGTCGGTGACGTCCACGCACCGTGCCACCCGCGCGACCATGATCTCCGGGGCCGCCGAGGCCAGCACCACGCGGTGGCCGCTGGCGCGGTGCGCGGCAATCCTCGACACCGCGTCGGGGTAGAGCGCGGGGGCGATCGCGTCGCGCACGACACGCTCGGCGCAGGCCTGCACCTGCGCCACGTCCTTGCCGACGAGCAGGCCGTAGGCCCTCGCCATCAGGTCCGGGAACGCCCGCCAGCCGACACGGTACAGCGCCTGCTGCACCGCCAGTGACAGCAGTTCCGAGCGGGGCACGAGGCCAGCGGCCGCCATCGCCCGGGCCAGGGCCGCCGTGCAGTTCGCGGCGGTCAGCGTGTGATCCACGTCGAAGACCACTACCACCCGGCCGCTCCGTTCGTGCCGCTCGCCAGCAGCGGCGCGGGGGGGCGCCCTTCCGCTCCAGCCGGCGCGAGATCCAGCACCGCGATCTCGGCCGGCACGCCGACCCGGATCGGGAAGCCGTAGACGCCCGTGCCGCGATGGCTGTAGAGCCACGCGGCGCCCCGCGCGAAGAGACCTTGATCGTACAGGCCGAACAGGCGCAGGACGCTCACGCCGCGTCCCCGCCACCGGAGGCCCACCTGGCCGCCGTGCAGGTGCCCGGCCAGCATGATGCCGCCGAAGGCGCGCGGCGCCAGCCGGAACACCGCCGGCTGGTGACAGAGGACGATCGCGGGTCCGGCCGGACCCGCCGCCTGACACAGGCGGGCCAGCGCCTTGCCGTACGCCTGCGGGGCGCCGGGGCCGCTCCGCCAGTCGAGGCCGGCGACGGCGATGCGCGCATGGCCGGCGCCCACCCACGTCACCTCGTCGCGCAGGACCGTCACGCCGCGGGCCCGCAGCGTGCGCGACAGCGCATCCGCCACCGGTACGTCGTGGTTGCCGAGGCACGCGAACACGCCGTCTGGCGCCTGCAGCCGCTCGACGAAGCGCAGGACCGGGTCCCAGTCGTGCAGCGTTCGAAGCGTGAGGAAGTCGCCGGTCAGGGCGATCAGGTCCGGGCGTTCCGACTGGACGGCCTCGACCAGCCACGAGAGCCGATCCTCGGAGAGATAGGGCCCCAGGTGCAGGTCCGACAGGTGCACGACGCGGAGCGGACGGCCGAGCGCCCGGACCGACGCGTGGATCCGCGTCGTCACGGGCCGCCGGTGCGTCCACATCAGGCCGATCGCGGAGAACGCCAGTGCCCCCCACACGGCCAGCGCGTCAACGGCGGGTCCGTCCGGCAGCATCAGCACGCGGAACGGCCAGGCGGCCAGTTCCAGGAACAGCCAGGCCTGCGCGACGTGCACCACCGGCACGATCAGCCGGTCGCGCGCCGCCGGCGGGCGCGAGAAGGCGTAGGTCGCCAAGCGATGCGCCAGCACCCCCACCAGCGCGGCCAGGAGCGCCAGCCGCGCGGCGGTGGCCCGCGGCCCGTCGGCGAGCGAGCGCGAGATCCAGATCGCGCAGGCGCCTTGCACCGCGTACAGCGCCAGCAGCGCGAGCCCCGCCCGGATCGACCGGCGCGCGCCCACGAACGCCGCCGCGCCCAGCACCGCCGCAAGGGCGGCCGCCTCGAAGACCGGAGCGCTCACCTCAATACAGGTGTCCCGGCAACCCCAGCGCCGGCGCGATCGCCGGCAGCGCCCACCGGTACGCGAGGAGACCGAGGCCGCCCCAGAGGAAGAAGTGGAAGAGGTCGGTGTGCCCGTGCAGGTGGAAGTGCCGATCCGTGTAGTCCCACATCCTGGCGCCGCGCACGCGGAGGATCGCCGCACCGGCGACGTACTCGAACGCGCAGATGCCCACCGCGAACGTCAGGAACTGCAGCGGCCACCGCGCGGCGGCGACACCCTCCGGCATGGCCCAGAGTCCCAGGCTCGCCAGCCCGTACAGCGGCGAGAACGGCACGGGGCGGATGGGGGCGAAGCGCTTGCGGCGCACGGATCGGAGCAGCGTGTCCACGCACCAGCCGAGCACCGAGGCGACCAGGAAGAAGAGGCACAGCCGCAGCATGACAGCGCTTGCGACGCCCCGTGTCACGACGCCTCGGAGGGATGGGGAATCCGGCCCTTGTGCCCGGCCAGCTGCGCGAGGAGATCCGTGTTGAAGATCTCGGGCTGCAGGTCGGCGGGCACGAGGGCGCGCACGTCTCGGTGGTAGCGCGGCAGGTCGTACCACGGCACCGAGTAGTTGAGGTGGTGCTCGAAGTGGTAGATCGTCACGTTGAACATCGGCAGGAGCGCGCGCAGCGGGACGATCGAGCTGCGCGATCGCAGCAGCCGATCCGGATCGAACGCGATGTCGCCGCCGTGCTCCAGCGCCCCCTTGAGCTGGTTGAGCGCGGCCAGCACCTGCAGGCCGTAGGCGAGGGCCAGCGCCAGCATCCAGCCGCTGGTGGCGACGGCCGTGGTCAGCACCGCCGTCCAGATGCCCACGAAGGCGGCGAAGACCGGCAGGCTGCTGCCGCCGTACCCGGTCTGCCGACGCACGGTGAAGCGGTGCACGAGCGCCGCGCCCGGGACGAGCAGCAGCAGGGCCAGCACCAGGGCGAGTGGCCGGCCGGTCTCCCGGTTGTAGGCCTGCGGATCGTCGTCCTCGATCGGATGGACGTGGTGCGTCACGTGCCCTTCGGCCCAGTGGCGCTGGTAGTGCACGCCGAAGGGCAGGGCGCACGCCCAGCCCAGTGCGGTGTTCCAGCGCTTCCGGCGCCCGGCGTCCGCGGCCAGGATCA contains these protein-coding regions:
- a CDS encoding S8 family serine peptidase; this translates as MTRPLDALHAGRLASATYPGATGRGVRVAVVDSGVHPGHPHVGVVDPGIAFDAEGRPADDVVDRLGHGTAVAAAIREKAPEAAIVPVKVFHRELRASADVLVAAIDWAVAAGVHLINLSLGTTNQAHRLPLGEAVVRAARAGTMVVSAAEQPGAVWLPGSLPLAVGVVLDWTLPREEATVEVAMEGAVRRIRVHASGYPRPIPGVPPERNLKGVSFAVANATGLLCLHLSRHAR
- a CDS encoding AzlC family ABC transporter permease codes for the protein MTAPDACAPHTLTARGLARGASASIALGLASSVLGAGLGVAARQAAVPLWATLLMSGTVFAGAAQFAALTLWVAPLPYAPIWLSTFAVNARFALLTASLSPWLRHYRGWVQALSAFLMGEGQWAIASNAHLRGERDIGVFVGSGLVVWSVWMIGTATGYLAAPLLGDPRRLGLDLVLTLFFAGTLTTTWRGPRDLVPWSAAALATRLSPWLVAPEWQILVAALVGATVGALRDARG
- a CDS encoding AzlD domain-containing protein, whose protein sequence is MTPAADSAVLGIAGMAALTYLARAGGLAIARALPATPFVTAFLKHLGTCVIVALVTSTVARSDGPGMIATVVTVAAASRGWPTSAMLAGMAVAAMLRAI
- a CDS encoding phosphatase PAP2 family protein, producing MRPVNGEGRPVNGEGPPDGTAIGVVPGRPVAFVMLGVALAGVAASLSLYDSQFVRAGAMGAVLLAVVRLRWPDVLAPGLPMPELLLLTMPLAFIQGQEFLSARGLPLFDQYLYALDAWIGQPGFAAGRLVATWPLLGAVCHWAYVAVPLVMPVAYLMSPRPNQYVATLMLSVALGFPCYWLVPAAGPRFTFPSYPWIEPALTPQALFIPGAFPNCMPSLHLTWALLMARYWRWRTAGWTFVALTVASTLGLGEHYAVDLLAAVPFTALLVWIVERSPAFRVT
- a CDS encoding FAD-binding oxidoreductase yields the protein MSAPGDERHPHRWGFADTRLELDGARAVRMTGSRYPLCGQPLPYLIPFVEQTLGVPLDVAAVLPEVAPAIPPPRIDPALLGALERGLPHARVTTAAEARLRRSHGQLSIGEIDRLLYGGALPRVVDVVVEPESESDVRALVAAAGAHGACLVPYGGGTNVSGALMCPPGETRTIVSIDMRRMDRVLSLDAANGCAVVEAGITGAALESALAAAGLTCGHAPDSLEFSTLGGWIATSASGMKKNRYGNIEDIVLEATLVSPSGVVETRRPARASTGMQPLSLLFGSEGNLGVITKARIAVHPLPDACEYSSVVFPAFADGVQYLKAVREAAVLPASIRLVNNREFRFGQALRPAATGLRAWMHALQRQWLVGVKGFDPAVLSACTLVMEGRRDEVARQARELRRIAARHGGIWGGAENGRGGYTLTFAIAYLRDFFSQYGIAAESFETSVPWDRVLPVCQAVEQALEGECRARGVGGTPYLSYRVTQTYHTGVCVYFTLAFSVRGLGDPGAIFQDIEHRLRQVILDAGGSLSHHHGVGKLRQRFLPQVHSAAGLDAIRAAKRALDPDNVFGIANGACGR
- a CDS encoding SDR family oxidoreductase, whose product is MPPARYVFSGEGQAAAAAHVPPQAAPGPINGSARPQTTRAFLRGKTVLLTGGTGFLGKVVLGRLLSCAPEVARVYLLIRPRPETDGSPASAANRFEHEVVPSAAFDSLARSLGDDWPARARATLVPVAGDVSQPRLGLSDEDHAALASRVHVVINAAASVVFDEPLDSALDHNVLSVEHVATFARDCQAAALVHVSTAFVAGRRTGRFLEGPLAPNVASAEVPAIQQAVADVHRAAAAGGWDSRTLRQRLVDEGMARARRLGWHDVYSYTKSLGEMALADHRGHVPTAILRPTIIESSLRDPMPGWLENLNVGDPLWVEFGRGRMPDFPLSAGAVLDMVPVDFVANALLALLPRLAGTRDVAYYTVGSGAQNPLTGTEIHEVTYDYFVRHPMFDRRGQPIAPTRLTFPTYDEFRARYAGNGRGATTKRLLYLADLYETYMNTPCVFDTANTQALLDDLDESERAALDFDVRRIDWRSYLQDVHIPGLRRHVLGEADPARPATP
- a CDS encoding lysophospholipid acyltransferase family protein, translating into MPKGLPERMATRRAHQAPDWWPDWRMAGGPTADRPDHRGGRQRAVDGLGPRLHRAFERFARTVFRLWVTLDVEGREHLPARPFLLCSNHASHLDGVALMVASGLPFDGFRLLAAADYSAPGSPAGRLTRAVLRIVPVDREGHAARLRQTVSECRAVVQARGRLIAFPEGTRSLDGTLLPFKRGAAFLAAELGVPVVPAAIAGTRQAMPKGRWIPRPGRVLVRFGPPIQPEEWVGTPGTRHGRAYVARELEGRIRCLSTGMATPRRP
- a CDS encoding HAD-IB family hydrolase, whose protein sequence is MVVVFDVDHTLTAANCTAALARAMAAAGLVPRSELLSLAVQQALYRVGWRAFPDLMARAYGLLVGKDVAQVQACAERVVRDAIAPALYPDAVSRIAAHRASGHRVVLASAAPEIMVARVARCVDVTDVIATTYDRVGARFGGVITPAAHGEGKVELLRRAGLLLGDRPHVYTDHVADWPLVQASRFVTLVNPAPGFLRDVRRRGLAHEVVRWSRA
- a CDS encoding metallophosphoesterase, with translation MSAPVFEAAALAAVLGAAAFVGARRSIRAGLALLALYAVQGACAIWISRSLADGPRATAARLALLAALVGVLAHRLATYAFSRPPAARDRLIVPVVHVAQAWLFLELAAWPFRVLMLPDGPAVDALAVWGALAFSAIGLMWTHRRPVTTRIHASVRALGRPLRVVHLSDLHLGPYLSEDRLSWLVEAVQSERPDLIALTGDFLTLRTLHDWDPVLRFVERLQAPDGVFACLGNHDVPVADALSRTLRARGVTVLRDEVTWVGAGHARIAVAGLDWRSGPGAPQAYGKALARLCQAAGPAGPAIVLCHQPAVFRLAPRAFGGIMLAGHLHGGQVGLRWRGRGVSVLRLFGLYDQGLFARGAAWLYSHRGTGVYGFPIRVGVPAEIAVLDLAPAGAEGRPPAPLLASGTNGAAGW
- a CDS encoding putative ABC transporter permease; this translates as MLRLCLFFLVASVLGWCVDTLLRSVRRKRFAPIRPVPFSPLYGLASLGLWAMPEGVAAARWPLQFLTFAVGICAFEYVAGAAILRVRGARMWDYTDRHFHLHGHTDLFHFFLWGGLGLLAYRWALPAIAPALGLPGHLY